A window of the Plasmodium vivax chromosome 12, whole genome shotgun sequence genome harbors these coding sequences:
- a CDS encoding hypothetical protein, conserved (encoded by transcript PVX_083195A), whose protein sequence is MEEVINNNEVKRALQQQLNQMVEENEKQYNDLIAYIENEKKQIEIMKNKTREKKSSINRITHEIEANTVLVTELKESVMEEEKKLDEYPKLIEEINEQLNLILKNFDSSKLEYNTVKLHKDYIQNEWKRKLSTLYNLLGFEIILQDDKIAIEFSNIQPGDPQKKYRATVALHNGTYEAIETAPRLNKFDDYVNGLNKGLPFTTFCCLLRKSFKELK, encoded by the exons ATGGAGGAGGTGATTAACAACAACGAGGTAAAGCGGGCGCTGCAGCAGCAGCTGAATCAGATGGtggaagaaaacgaaaagcaGTACAACGACTTAATAGCGTACAtcgaaaatgagaaaa aacaaattgaaatcatgaaaaacaaaacgagggagaagaaaagcTCAATAAACAGGATAACCCACG AAATCGAAGCCAATACCGTCCTAGTCACAGAGCTGAAGGAGAGCGTGATG gaagaggagaaaaagctGGACGAATACCCCAAGCTGATTGAAGAAATTAACGAGCAActgaatttaattttaaaaaatttcgactCCTCCAAGTTGG AGTACAACACAGTCAAGCTGCACAAGGACTACATCCAAAACGagtggaaaagaaaactgAGCACCCTCTACAATCTGCTCGGATTTGAAATCATATTGCAAG ATGACAAAATAGCAATCGAGTTTTCGAATATTCAGCCAGGCGATCCTCAGAAGAAATATCGAGCCACCGTCGCTTTGCACAACGGGACCTACGAAG CCATCGAAACCGCGCCCCGGCTAAACAAATTTGACGATTACGTAAACGGCCTAAATAAGGGACTCCCCTTCACCACCTTCTGCTGCTTACTCAGAAAGTCATTCAAAGAGTTAAAA